In Falco naumanni isolate bFalNau1 chromosome 5, bFalNau1.pat, whole genome shotgun sequence, the following are encoded in one genomic region:
- the TASOR2 gene encoding protein TASOR 2 isoform X6: MPVLSIESLPELNHKVLYCPWRGELSIQGQLLCSIALRTPYSSTIPAQLPPNLDITHVMGLSDLKKKLPEAAFGKRNYIENEVCFQGVYFSLYEVEISNKDQYKMDQLLENLKEKDLAIIKYLQDQGVLILLASSALASDDEFDPKEPVSLLALFLFTSSRSVCLGVEKHDPEDEREDCDDSDFSLKIASVLPGLHYALQKTTISSWGDSVSTSIRIKQHLQEYAKLDQSTQPTTGQNSKVPLSSLLSPTEDECTNPFKKHSEQSFSQLQHYLSDPSSYTLEMSAALECFTGAVQSLCSNSEADCKVDFSSAVPLDPIPPNTAAEIKSENPKPAVGLDQSGEAPVKDVNSASKLWVQQSRRKSNRAVVTSTRKKWSPLKMQMHPIGDSGRNRKATKKKKINIAFSFPKKPGFVASSNEPMLKLANLQFPHRRKRGAEVLSAEFVHKTQSEPVQKETSVPDDPGLETKRPKTLKNPERKKVPIAENIMKPMKSKILKRVANNPSKPQAKKQAESELKQPFSVVPSAVSSQCHGPDSQMSETCPGGVDLVFDLKGNDYESHALNLLADLALGSCIPSFIPRDSGMIAVSCSPTRHSAKEQQSHRKHKSLRVASDHEYHRVDKLTKGATSPSKASLNQKLPPAEKVDLNDLASIPREKSPGIFSKNNNTSPSPTKPDVLPPRDTQEAADVNKHSFISAEHSYASQMPEHSKKHMYPRGAPYPGPAPSRNGTRNTRAGPLVGKVLPFCHQQNSSHPQRPFEAVAMRRRSSLLSPRLKEDFAKSHTVNICGESVKVMCHWEAEYLFNLDSRYTNDALEKTVIRALHGPWDPDLPDDVEEMKLILHMWVALFYSKPSKFLSSTRKVVEHSNPEKYVSINSTGDFLELSDDGEDCFGLETCPADSRSDPDQTPSSSVDRSTHYQGPFHPEESPADSQTDADETPGVVDSTVSSSSGELHCGEEEPSSTSCSEHLSLAEHADESLAVNGRQPAAASEEHMHDVSTIAAVELPKEELPDAVIAPSPSDELGNASKPPAALDKKNPCSQALNSCTAPWRVAPCVRHGHGQQQESGWAAGSGGDLSSSEDRESMGGAEHCTEVEDSSWATSDRPQRTCDSVPLEASPESANPDGTSGEERKSQDPFGHLEIEEEEMEEEKKGKDDPQYERAVLGPFDLSFSENGDADMEHEHSEEKPVNLTCPKDFGVPGEGPVPSPTTLASPCPGRSTPVLSDGTGTGPQGLSVEVAPSLYMLQEPWEALDTPDAETNSVGLAHPASPADVGSPCDSRLMLPLPSDPSLVCGAQPDSITGNLGPAGEALRVGLEQKDKDCAPSAERWALAGSKAASTAGLESLCSQGLSLTLSPDSSSVCLTSLDRATDPEAAPEDQEAMASIQSPSQSNLGGSRCPSQRCGCDIYNDLTSLSTGESNQEENNISVENQLSGPSANCTDVLDESLGAGDGQGFVFNCTALVGDSEAGESDDDVCLGAEKSPGSDKMNIVMVANTLQEPETSLHHLLELEPSSLVTEGMSVRKDHPNWQQSSPDSRLPPAHAGSGPPSPCQQDPLPHGGDTDTPPSLLEQSEGGAVLCQHRKSCKQVDAAEVIMAAESPDSSLKPRCAEEVKRDMGLCYAELAGSSSADVLVSDDPESMPPSPLHGHKADLHGAEPDSVLGVHSKMLSPGTSPAPDGAAWFCCVDTCPRCASPGGHAADVVGSHEKEPIMPEDLGGGGSITLASPASFSAGESLMPLCEPQSVCNQGEHEAEKSDTFADLHHANMELGGEIPTPSLLVLPLRAHRCLSGESLSDAEDISDVLPRAKQLPSKDRHTGLTFEDLFETSSSDSDQEYSGGTSQSLLAARGSYGTRSVDDAGTRTNCDSSSTSSVHTEGHSGDWGSLGVEGACSQAERSWLISRGETSSGHVPLYVNIRDSQGIVKNYQNFVVTKKCQERMGNLQPSRRSHCAGQSHLLGSLMDTWRGFEEITQHTLDMECLRFHYKLKQILRSGKPPFSTSKSIFPKDFSPGVMSETLPVQEAPVSLSPRSRSPLQVTVLPSDTWPSGLGQHQQSGWRGDPCTPWQDTFCNERSRVRSQTMSQGHAALSHLSKLKYANKLKDSEGEIAVILDKYAEFNKVMLSRADAGSKGRGPVPVHMEAAGDWTCTSLPGRMAAFKEMIADLCSALRFHLRSVAKEACSHTSMFYLVETGKDPFFARVKTLLKKHGRVEIEPLSFCEAKRLDADMLLIVIRNEDISSHIHNVPCLLKLKHCPNVVFAGVDSPEDITGHTYQELFHTGGFMVSDDEMLEMVTLAQLKEMMKVLEKLNRSGRWKWLLHYKESKKLRDVSRVDADAHKKHLILKSCQGAELIEVLHYHACDSGSSPKAEYIKCLLNLQVQRVSARFAVYLTEEPSVSREVLESKGILVTNINTFLGTMQEAAAPFRRSYW; encoded by the exons ATGCCCGTCTTATCTATAGAGAGCCT ACCTGAGCTTAATCACAAAG TGTTGTACTGCCCATGGAGGGGGGAACTCTCCATCCAGGGCCAGCTTTTGTGCAGCATCGCCCTAAGGACCCCATACAGCTCCACGATTCCAGCCCAGCT GCCTCCCAACCTGGACATTACCCATGTCATGGGTTTGTCCGACTTGAAGAAAAAGCTACCAGAAGCTGcatttgggaaaagaaattacattgaGAATGAAG TTTGCTTTCAGGGTGTTTACTTCAGTCTGTATGAAGTAGAAATATCAAATAAGGATCAATATAAAATGGATCAGTTGTTagaaaatctaaaagaaaaggaCTTG GCAATCATCAAATATTTACAAGATCAAGGAGTCCTTATCCTCCTTGCCTCTTCCGCCTTGGCATCAGATGATG agtttgaCCCCAAGGAACCAGTCAGTCTCCTGGCCCTGTTTCTGTTCACCTCATCCCGGTCGGTGTGCCTGGGAG TTGAAAAGCACGATCCAGAAGATGAAAGGGAAGACTGTGATGATAGTgacttctcattaaaaatagcTTCAGTTTTGCCTGGGCTTCACTATGCCTTACAGAAAACCACCATTTCTTCATGGGGGGACTCAGTCAGTACCAGCATACGTATCAAACAGCATTTACAGGAATATGCAAAGCTCGATCAAAGTACACAGCCCACCACTGGCCAAAACAGCAAAGttcccctttcttctctcctctcaCCAACTGAGGATGAATGTACTAACCCCTTCAAAAAACATTCAGAGCAGtccttctcccagctgcagcattaTCTCTCTGATCCCAGCAGCTATACTCTGGAAATGTCAGCTGCCTTAGAGTGTTTCACGGGTGCTGTTCAGTCTCTTTGCTCCAATTCAGAGGCTGATTGTAAAGTGGACTTCTCTTCAGCTGTGCCACTGGACCCTATTCCTCccaacacagcagcagaaataaaaagtgaaaaccCAAAGCCCGCAGTGGGGCTGGACCAGAGTGGTGAAGCGCCCGTAAAAGATGTCAACTCAGCAAGCAAGCTATGGgttcagcagagcaggaggaaatCCAACCGAGCTGTTGTCACCAGCACCAGGAAGAAGTGGTCTCCCCTCAAGATGCAAATGCATCCTATCGGGGACAGTGGCAGGAACAGGAAGGcaaccaagaagaaaaaaatcaatattgctttctcttttcctaaaaAGCCAGGGTTTGTGGCCAGTTCCAATGAGCCCATGCTTAAATTAGCTAATTTGCAGTTTccacacagaaggaaaagag GTGCAGAGGTCCTGTCTGCAGAATTTGTGCACAAAACACAGTCTGAACCTGTTCAGAAGGAAACCTCAGTTCCTGACGATCCTGGCTTGGAAACAAAGAGGCCAAAGACACTGAAGAacccagagaggaaaaaggttCCTATTGCTGAAAACATCATGAAGCCAATGAAAAGTAAGATTCTAAAAAGAGTGGCTAACAACCCATCGAAACCTCAAgccaaaaagcaagcagaaagtg AGTTGAAGCAGCCTTTCTCTGTCGTCCCAAGCGCAGTGTCTTCCCAATGCCACGGACCAGATAGCCAAATGAGTGAGACTTGCCCAGGCGGGGTTGATCTTGTTTTTGATCTGAAGGGGAATGACTACGAGTCCCATGCCTTGAACTTGCTGGCTGATCTGGCTCTGGGTTCTTGTATCCCTTCATTTATCCCCAGGGACAGTGGGATGATTGCTGTgtcctgcagccccaccagACATTCTGCAAAAGAGCAGCAGAGTCATCGCAAGCACAAATCCTTGCGTGTTGCTTCCGACCATGAATACCACAGGGTAGACAAGCTTACAAAGGGAGCCACCTCTCCTAGCAAAGCATCACTGAACCAGAAGCTTCCTCCTGCTGAAAAAGTAGACTTAAATGATTTGGCCTCTATTCCCAGGGAGAAAAGCCCTGGGATTTTCAGCAAGAACAACAATAcaagccccagccccacaaaaCCTGATGTGTTGCCTCCCAGAGACACTCAAGAAGCTGCTGACGTAAACAAGCACTCCTTCATCTCTGCTGAGCACTCGTACGCCTCGCAGATGCCTGAGCATTCAAAGAAACACATGTATCCCAGAGGTGCCCCCTACCCTGGACCAGCACCCTCTAGAAACGGTACCAGGAACACCCGAGCTGGTCCTCTGGTTGGGAAAGTCCTGCCTTTCTGCCAccagcagaacagcagccacCCGCAGCGGCCCTTTGAGGCCGTGGCGATGAGGCGCAGGAGCAGCCTGCTGTCCCCCAGGCTGAAGGAGGACTTCGCTAAGTCCCACACAGTGAACATCTGTGGTGAGTCTGTGAAGGTGATGTGCCATTGGGAGGCAGAGTATCTCTTCAATTTGGACAGCAGGTACACCAACGATGCCCTGGAGAAAACAGTCATCCGTGCCCTGCATGG gcCCTGGGACCCTGATCTGCCCGATGATGTGGAAGAGATGAAGCTGATACTTCATATGTGGGTGGCTCTCTTCTACAGCAAACCCAGCAAATTCCTGAGCAGCACGAGGAAGGTAGTGGAGCACAGCAACCCTGAGAAGTATGTCTCAATAAATAGCACTGGGGACTTTCTTGAGCTGAGTGATGATGGTGAAGACTGTTTTGGGTTGGAGACGTGCCCTGCAGACTCTCGGTCAGACCCTGACCAGactcccagcagctctgtggatCGCAGCACACATTACCAGGGACCGTTCCACCCAGAGGAGAGCCCTGCAGACTCTCAGACTGATGCTGATGAGACTCCTGGTGTTGTTGATAGTACAGTATCATCTTCTTCAGGGGAGCTGCACTGTGGGGAGGAGGAGCCTTCCTCCACAAGCTGTTCTGAGCACCTTTCCCTTGCTGAACATGCTGATGAGAGCCTGGCTGTGAACGGCAGGCAGCCAGCGGCTGCTTCCGAAGAGCATATGCATGATGTCTCCACCATCGCTGCG GTGGAGCTGCCCAAGGAGGAACTGCCAGATGCAGTGATAGCCCCCAGCCCTTCTGATGAGCTTGGCAATGCCAGCAAGCCCCCAGCTGCACTGGACAAGAAAAACCCATGCAGCCAAGCTCTGAATTCCTGTACAGCTCCCTGGAGAGTTGCCCCGTGTGTGCGACATGGACATGGACAGCAACAGGAGAGCGGGTGGGCAGCAGGGTCAGGTGGTGACCTCAGCTCTTCTGAGGACAGAGAGAGCATGGGAGGTGCTGAGCATTGTACAGAGGTTGAGGACTCCAGCTGGGCCACCAGTGACAGACCGCAACGTACCTGTGATTCCGTGCCCTTAGAAGCAAGTCCCGAAAGTGCAAACCCTGATGGAACCagtggggaagagaggaaatCACAAGACCCCTTCGGACATTTAGAAATagaggaggaagagatggaggaggaaaaaaaagggaaagatgaCCCTCAATATGAAAGAGCAGTCCTGGGGCCTTTTGATttgtcattttctgaaaatggtgATGCTGACATGGAGCACGAACACAGTGAAGAGAAGCCAGTGAATTTGACATGTCCAAAGGACTTTGGTGTTCCTGGAGAGGgccctgtgcccagccccaccaccttagcatccccctgcccaggcagatCAACACCAGTACTATCAGATGGGACTGGGACTGGCCCTCAAGGCCTTTCTGTTGAGGTGGCACCAAGCTTGTACATGTTGCAAGAACCCTGGGAGGCTCTGGACACCCCAGATGCAGAAACGAACAGTGTTGGTTTGGCACACCCAGCCAGTCCAGCCGATGTGGGGTCACCCTGTGACAGCAGGTTGATGCTGCCGTTACCATCTGATCCGAGCCTTGTCTGTGGGGCACAGCCAGACAGCATTACAGGCAACTTGGGACCTGCTGGAGAGGCTCTGAGGGTTGGCTTGGAGCAGAAAGACAAGGATTGTGCGCCCTCTGCAGAAAGGTGGGCACTTGCTGGGAGCaaagctgccagcacagctggcctCGAGTCACTGTGCAGCCAGGGATTGTCACTAACTTTGTCTCCTGACTCCAGTTCTGTCTGCCTGACATCTCTTGATAGAGCAACAGATCCTGAGGCTGCCCCAGAGGACCAGGAGGCCATGGCAAGCATCCAGTCTCCGTCACAGAGCAATCTGGGAGGGAGCAGGTGCCCTTCCCAAAGGTGTGGATGTGACATTTATAATGACCTCACTTCGCTGAGCACTGGTGAATCAAACCAAGAAGAGAACaacatttcagtggaaaaccAGCTTAGTGGCCCTTCTGCCAACTGCACAGATGTGCTGGATGAGTCCTTGGGAGCAGGTGATGGCCAGGGCTTTGTTTTCAACTGTACAGCCTTAGTAGGTGACTCTGAAGCTGGGGAGAGTGATGATGATGTGTGCCTTGGTGCAGAGAAGTCCCCTGGGAGTGACAAAATGAACATAGTGATGGTGGCTAACACACTGCAGGAGCCAGAGACCTCTCTTCATCACCTCCTGGAATTAGAGCCTTCCTCCTTGGTGACAGAAGGGATGTCTGTCAGGAAAGATCACCCCAACTGGCAGCAGAGCTCCCCAGACAGCCGGCTCCCACCTGCCCATGCAGGCTCAGGtcctccttctccctgccaGCAGGACCCTCTCCCCCATGGCGGAgacacagacaccccccccagTTTGTTAGAGCAAAGTGAGGGGGGGGCAGTCCTGTGCCAGCACAGAAAGTCCTGCAAGCAAGTAGATGCCGCAGAGGTGATCATGGCTGCTGAGAGCCCAGACAGCTCCTTAAAGCCCCGATGTGCAGAAGAGGTGAAAAGAGACATGGGTCTGTGCTATGCAGAACTAGCGGGGAGCTCCTCTGCAGATGTACTTGTGTCAGATGACCCGGAATCAATGCCTCCATCTCCTCTGCATGGTCACAAGGCAGATCTGCACGGTGCTGAGCCAGACTCAGTCCTTGGTGTGCACTCCAAGATGCTCTCTCCTGGCACAAGTCCGGCTCCAGATGGTGCCGCATGGTTCTGCTGCGTGGACACCTGCCCTAGGtgtgccagccctgggggcCATGCAGCAGATGTAGTAGGGAGCCACGAGAAGGAACCCATCATGCCTGAGGatttgggaggaggaggcagcattACTCTTGCCAGTCCTGCATCTTTTTCAGCAGGGGAGTCGCTCATGCCGCTGTGTGAGCCTCAGTCTGTGTGCAACCAGGGTGAGCATGAGGCTGAGAAATCCGACACATTTGCTGATCTGCACCATGCCAACATGGAACTGGGAGGAGAAATCCCCACTCCTTCCTTGCTGGTGTTGCCATTACGTGCACACAGGTGTCTCTCTGGAGAAAGCCTTAGTGATGCTGAGGATATTTCAGACGTGCTGCCAAGGGCaaagcagctccccagcaaaGACAGACACACGGGCTTGACCTTTGAAGATCTGTTTGAGACTTCCTCCAGTGACTCAGACCAGGAGTACTCTGGGGGGACTTCACAGTCCCTTCTTGCAGCCAGGGGTTCCTACGGCACGAGATCCGTGGATGATGCAGGCACAAGGACTAACTGCGACTCCTCCTCCACGAGCTCTGTGCACACAGAGGGGCACAGCGGGGACTGGGGCTCGCTGGGTGTGGAGGGGGCCTGCTCACAGGCTGAGCGCAGCTGGCTGATCAGCCGGGGGGAAACCAGCAGTGGGCACGTTCCACTGTATGTCAATATTAGGGACAGCCAGGGGATTGTCAAGAACTACCAGAACTTTGTGGTCACCAAAAAGTGCCAGGAGAGGATGGGAAATTTGCAGCCGTCGAGGCGCAGCCACTGTGCGGGGCAGTCTCATTTGTTAGGGTCACTGATGGACACTTGGAGAGGTTTTGAGGAAATTACCCAGCACACTTTGGACATGGAGTGTCTCCGTTTCCATTATAAGCTAAAACAAATCCTAAGGAGTGGGAAACCACCCTTTTCTACCTCCAAAAGCATCTTTCCAAAAGACTTTTCTCCCGGGGTGATGTCTGAGACATTGCCTGTGCAAGAAGCTCCCGTCTCGCTCTCCCCGCGGAGCAGGAGCCCTTTGCAGGTGACTGTCCTGCCCTCGGACACATGGCCGAGCGGGCTCGGCCAGCACCAGCAAAGTGGCTGGCGTGGGGACCCATGTACCCCGTGGCAGGATACCTTCTGCAATGAGAGGAGCAGGGTGAGATCCCAAACCATGAGCCAGGGCCATGCGGCTCTTTCCCACCTTAGCAAGCTCAAATATGCTAATAAGCTAAAGGACTCGGAGGGGGAAATCGCCGTCATCCTTGACAAGTACGCCGAGTTCAACAAGGTgatgctgagcagggctgatgCAGGAAGCAAGGGCAGAGGGCCGGTCCCGGTGCACATGGAGGCTGCGGGTGACTGGACCTGCACATCCCTCCCCGGGAGGATGGCTGCCTTCAAGGAGATGATCGCAGACCTGTGCAGCGCGCTGCGTTTCCACCTGCGCAGCGTGGCCAAGGAGGCCTGCAGCCACACCAGCATGTTCTACTTGGTGGAGACGGGCAAGGACCCTTTCTTCGCAAGAGTGAAG accTTGTTGAAGAAACACGGCCGCGTGGAGATTGAACCTCTGAGTTTCTGCGAAGCGAAACGCCTGGACGCTGACATGCTGCTCATTGTCATCAGGAATGAGGACATTTCCTCACACATCCACAAT GTCCCGTGTTTGCTGAAGCTAAAGCACTGTCCAAATGTGGTGTTTGCTGGAGTGGACAGCCCCGAAGATATAACAGGTCACACATACCAGGAGCTGTTTCATACTGGTGGCTTCATGGTGTCAGACGACGAGATGTTGGAAATGGTAACACTGG cccagctgaagGAGATGATGAAGGTGCTAGAGAAGCTGAACAGAAGCGGGAGGTGGAAGTGGCTTCTTCACTACAAGGAGAGCAAGAAGCTCAGAGATGTCAG cagggTGGATGCTGATGCCCACAAGAAGCACTTGATCCTCAAATCGTGCCAAGGAGCTGAGCTCATCGAGGTGCTGCACTACCATGCCTGTGACTCCGGGTCATCCCCCAAAGCCGAGTACATCAAGTGCTTGTTGAATCTGCAAGTTCAGCGCGTCAGCGCCAGGTTCGCTGTGTATCTCACAG AAGAGCCCAGCGTCAGCAGGGAGGTCCTTGAAAGCAAAGGAATCCTTGTGACCAACATCAACACTTTCCTTGGGACAATGCAGGAAGCAGCTGCCCCGTTTAGAAGAAGCTACTG GTga